The following coding sequences lie in one Psychrilyobacter atlanticus DSM 19335 genomic window:
- a CDS encoding phage antirepressor KilAC domain-containing protein, which translates to MDKNITITSNMIAELTGKEHKNVMRDIQTIIENIGTKEVSSDLSPSNYIDKLNRTKRNYTLSKDGLMLVITKYSDIHRMKLIKYARSLEAQPKELSVVEILEQSTKMLKQLNNKNIVLENKIEKDKPRVSFAETIEKSSECILIREYSKILANEGIKLGERKLYAWLRNKGYIQKNSTEPTQRAVEQGLFKVSERIVKTVKGEILSQTTKLTGKGQIFFIEKLKISS; encoded by the coding sequence GTGGATAAAAATATAACAATAACAAGTAATATGATCGCAGAATTGACAGGGAAAGAACATAAAAATGTAATGAGAGATATACAAACAATTATTGAAAATATTGGTACTAAAGAGGTGAGCTCAGATTTGAGCCCATCTAATTATATTGATAAATTAAACCGAACAAAGCGAAACTATACTTTATCTAAAGATGGTTTAATGTTGGTTATTACAAAATATTCAGATATCCATAGAATGAAATTAATAAAGTATGCTAGATCTCTAGAAGCACAACCAAAAGAGTTATCAGTTGTAGAAATACTAGAGCAGTCAACTAAGATGCTAAAGCAATTAAACAATAAAAATATAGTTTTAGAAAATAAAATTGAAAAAGATAAACCTCGGGTATCTTTTGCAGAAACTATTGAAAAATCTAGTGAGTGTATCTTGATCAGAGAGTATTCTAAGATCCTAGCTAACGAAGGAATCAAGTTAGGAGAACGAAAGCTATATGCTTGGTTAAGAAATAAAGGATACATTCAAAAAAATAGTACTGAGCCAACTCAAAGAGCTGTTGAGCAAGGGTTATTTAAAGTATCCGAAAGAATTGTTAAAACAGTTAAAGGAGAGATCCTAAGTCAAACAACTAAATTGACAGGTAAAGGCCAAATATTCTTCATAGAAAAACTAAAAATTAGTTCTTAG
- a CDS encoding phage terminase large subunit family protein, which yields MSGKKKVRKLLKECLELLKPPLKLSISEWADANRILSSEGSKEIGAWETKRTPYMIEIYERLESGEVREVILMMASQLAKSEFINNIFGKYAHLDPCPMLLVQPTDTMAIAYSKERIAPMIRDTYVLKTRIKDANSKNSGNTVSHKMFPGGYLAFIGSNSPSKLAARPIKLIFFDEVDRYPESSGREGDVISLGRKRLTTYGDESKCIITGTPTVKNKSAIEKEFANGSQAVWKLPCPHCGEYQVLDFKNLKWIDDDHETVEMVCNECGALSHEKEWKKGNQSKGKWIHKFPEKKKKLSYHLSALASPWRTWESIVEEWIESQGDMEKIKTFKNTVLAETWEEQNIKTIDYMTLFKRRESYKAEIPEGVLLLTAGVDVQHNRIELELVGWGLGRESWGITYQVFYGNPSKEEVWNELYEFLKSDFYFEDGTPLKIFTTCIDTGYNTQNVYNFVSDKEDERIFGIKGQGGIVPINNGFRKTKNNEINLYSVGVNALKDSTMSKLRIKKKGKGYCHFPKSPTRNYTEEYFMSLTAEVRDPSSNKWIKIRERNEGLDLRNYSEAALEIYDYDMKILAALSKEDLSLLSKVGYLEREE from the coding sequence ATGAGTGGTAAGAAAAAAGTAAGAAAGTTATTAAAAGAATGCCTGGAACTGTTAAAGCCACCACTTAAATTAAGTATCAGTGAATGGGCAGATGCAAATAGGATCTTATCTTCTGAAGGTTCTAAAGAAATTGGAGCCTGGGAAACTAAGAGAACTCCATACATGATAGAGATCTATGAAAGACTAGAATCTGGAGAAGTTAGAGAAGTAATACTTATGATGGCTTCGCAACTCGCGAAATCAGAATTTATTAATAATATCTTCGGAAAATATGCACATCTAGATCCTTGTCCAATGCTCTTGGTACAGCCGACAGATACCATGGCAATAGCATATTCCAAGGAGCGGATAGCTCCAATGATAAGAGATACTTATGTTTTAAAAACTAGGATTAAAGATGCTAATTCAAAAAACTCAGGGAATACAGTTTCACACAAGATGTTTCCGGGAGGATATCTTGCTTTTATAGGATCTAATTCACCAAGTAAGTTAGCAGCCAGGCCAATCAAATTAATTTTCTTTGATGAAGTAGATCGGTATCCGGAGTCTTCAGGTAGAGAAGGGGATGTAATATCTCTTGGGAGAAAGAGACTGACAACCTATGGTGATGAAAGTAAATGTATTATAACTGGAACACCTACCGTAAAGAATAAAAGTGCCATAGAAAAAGAATTTGCAAACGGATCACAAGCAGTATGGAAGTTACCTTGTCCCCACTGCGGAGAGTACCAGGTATTAGATTTTAAAAATTTAAAGTGGATTGATGATGATCACGAAACAGTAGAGATGGTTTGTAATGAATGTGGAGCTTTATCACATGAAAAAGAGTGGAAAAAAGGAAATCAGTCTAAAGGGAAATGGATACATAAGTTTCCTGAAAAGAAAAAAAAGTTAAGCTATCACCTAAGTGCATTAGCTAGTCCATGGAGAACCTGGGAATCAATTGTTGAAGAATGGATAGAATCCCAGGGTGATATGGAGAAAATAAAAACTTTTAAAAATACTGTCCTAGCTGAAACATGGGAAGAACAGAACATCAAAACGATAGACTATATGACTCTATTTAAAAGAAGAGAAAGCTATAAAGCAGAAATACCTGAAGGAGTGCTACTACTAACTGCAGGAGTCGATGTGCAGCATAACAGAATAGAATTAGAACTTGTAGGATGGGGATTAGGTCGTGAAAGTTGGGGAATTACATACCAGGTGTTTTATGGAAACCCTTCAAAAGAAGAAGTTTGGAATGAACTGTATGAGTTTTTAAAATCAGATTTCTACTTTGAAGATGGAACTCCATTAAAGATCTTTACAACTTGTATCGATACTGGTTACAACACACAAAATGTATATAACTTTGTATCTGATAAAGAGGATGAAAGGATCTTTGGAATTAAGGGGCAGGGTGGAATAGTACCAATAAATAACGGATTTAGAAAAACTAAGAATAATGAAATTAACCTTTATTCTGTAGGAGTCAATGCACTAAAAGATTCAACTATGAGTAAATTGAGGATAAAAAAGAAAGGAAAAGGATATTGTCATTTTCCTAAAAGCCCAACAAGAAACTACACAGAAGAATATTTTATGAGTTTAACTGCCGAAGTGAGAGATCCTAGTAGCAATAAATGGATAAAAATCAGAGAAAGAAATGAAGGTTTAGACCTTAGAAACTACTCTGAAGCAGCATTGGAAATATATGACTATGATATGAAAATTTTAGCAGCATTATCTAAAGAAGATTTAAGTTTATTATCTAAAGTTGGATATCTAGAAAGGGAGGAGTAA